The nucleotide window GAATGTATTGAATGTACCGGCCCGGGTGGTGGGGGGATATCTGGGCGGAGAGCTCAATCCTTATGGCGATTATATCACGGTCCGCCAGTCCTCAGCCCACGCCTGGGTGGAAGTGTTTATGCCGGATAAGGGATGGGTCCGGGTGGATCCCACCCTGGTGGTGGCACCCGAACGCCTGGAACAGAATCCGGACGGCTCTTTTCTCAATTCTTCAGGTACCGGCGCCATCCCGGTCCACAAACGACTGGCCTTTATGCTGGAAGCGGCAAATCTGAAATGGGAAGCCTGGTTCACGGGATATTCCTTTGCGGCCCAGAAAGAATTGATGGCCCAGCTGGGGGTGGACACGGCCCGGGGACAATGGCGAACGATCCTTTTGCTTGTAAGCCTGACCCTGCTGGTTCTGGCCCTTTTTCTCCGATTTTTTCTGCACCGGCTTGGCCCGGAAAAAAAAGACCCCGTGGCAGAGGCATATACCCTTTTCTGCAAACGCCTGGCGCGTATCGGCCTGGTTCGGCCACCGAATCTCGGGCCTGTGGATTTTCTGAATCACGTCAATACCCTGCGGCCGGATCTGGCAGACAACGCCCGGACCATCACAGACCTGTATGTTCAGATCCGGTTTGGCAAAACCCATTCCAACGCCCTGACAAAACAACTGATCACCCATGTCCGGCACTTCAAGCCGTCCGGCCGGGCCAAAACACCTTCCCACAAATGGAACAGCCATTGATGACACCGACCCGCAAAAAAACATCCGTGCCCAGAAAAAAAAGGGTTCACCATCAGACATCCTTTTCAATCCCCCGGGCAGAACAGGAGCTGATTCAACAAAATCTGATGCGCTGGTATCAGGCCCATCACCGGCAACTTCCCTGGCGGGACATCACCGACCCATACCGCATCTGGGTATCTGAAGTCATGCTCCAGCAGACCCAGGTCAAAACAGTGGTGCCTTATTTCCTCAAATTTCTGGCAGCGTTCCCCACCCTCAAAGATCTGGCGGAAGCCGATCCGGGCCGGGTGCTCAAACTCTGGGAAGGACTGGGATATTATGCCCGGGCCAGAAACCTGCACAAGGCGGCCCGGCAACTGATTTCTTTTTCAGACGGCCGCATTCCGGACCGGTTTTCCGATTTCAAAGCCCTGCCCGGGGTGGGGGATTATATTGCATCCGCAGTATTGAGCATCGCCTTTGGAAAGGCCCATGCCGTGGTGGACGGCAATGTCAAACGGGTTCTGTCCCGGTTGTTCTGCCTGGATGTGCCAGTGAACCATTCCTCGGCCCATGGAACGTTCAAACCCTTGGCTGAAGCGCTTTTGGACCGGACAGATCCCGGCGGTTTCAACCAGGCGGTCATGGAACTGGGGGCGTTGATCTGCACCCCGGCATCCCCGGACTGCACGGCCTGCCCATTGAAAGATCTGTGCTGTGCTCAGACCGAATCCCGGATCAAAGAATTTCCGGTGCGGCTGGCACGCAAAAAAACGCCCTGTTTTCATATCAGTACCGGCATTGTCATAAAAAACAATAAACTGCTGATCACCCAGAGAAACCCGGACGGGCTTTTAGGCGGGTTGTGGGAGTTTCCCGGCGGCAAGGTGGAAAAAAATGAAACCGCGAAAGATGCCTGTATCCGGGAGATCAAAGAGGAAACCGGGCTCACGGTCCGGGTGTCTTCTTTTCTGACCCGAATCAAGCATGCATATACCCATTTTAAGATTGAAATGGATGTGTTTTACTGTGATTATATATCCGGGGATGTGGCCTTGAACGGCCCCGTGGATTTTCAGTGGATCTGTTTGCAGGAAATCGATGGGTTTGCTTTTCCCGGGGCCAACCTTAAATTTATTGAATTGCTTGACCAAAACCCGGCACTATAGGATTTTTTAACATGCGTGCTGAAACCAATACCAGAAAAAATATTGAAAAAATCACCTGGATCGGGCTGGTTGCCAATGTGGCTCTGGCCGTGATCAAACTGATCATCGGCGTGGCCGGCAGCAGCCAGGCCGTGGTGGCGGACGCGCTACACAGTTTTTCGGACACGGCATCCGATCTGGTGATCCTGTTCGGGGTCCGGTACTGGACGGCGCCGCCGGATGACTGTCATCCCTTCGGCCACCAGAAAATCGAATCTTTTGTCACCATTGTCATCAGCCTGATCCTTTTAGGGGTGGCTGCCGGCATCGGATATAACGCCATTGTTTCTCTGATGCATCCCGTCACCCCCCGGCTGAGCCCCAT belongs to Desulfotignum phosphitoxidans DSM 13687 and includes:
- the mutY gene encoding A/G-specific adenine glycosylase, with product MTPTRKKTSVPRKKRVHHQTSFSIPRAEQELIQQNLMRWYQAHHRQLPWRDITDPYRIWVSEVMLQQTQVKTVVPYFLKFLAAFPTLKDLAEADPGRVLKLWEGLGYYARARNLHKAARQLISFSDGRIPDRFSDFKALPGVGDYIASAVLSIAFGKAHAVVDGNVKRVLSRLFCLDVPVNHSSAHGTFKPLAEALLDRTDPGGFNQAVMELGALICTPASPDCTACPLKDLCCAQTESRIKEFPVRLARKKTPCFHISTGIVIKNNKLLITQRNPDGLLGGLWEFPGGKVEKNETAKDACIREIKEETGLTVRVSSFLTRIKHAYTHFKIEMDVFYCDYISGDVALNGPVDFQWICLQEIDGFAFPGANLKFIELLDQNPAL